GAGGCCATGATCGAGGCCGCCGCCGGCCTGGGCGTGCCGCGCGTGCGCGACTTCAACACCGGCGAACAGGAAGGCGCGGGCTATTACCAGCTCACCACGCGCCACGGCCGGCGCTGCTCCACCGCCGTGGCCTACCTGCGTCCGGCCGAGGGCCGGCCCAACCTGCGCGTGCAGACCGGCGCCCACGCCATGGCCGTGCTGTTCGAGGGCCGCCGCGCCTGCGGCGTGCGCTACCGCGTCGACGGCGAGGTGCGCACGCTGCGAGCCCGGCGCGAGGTGCTGCTGTGCGCCGGCGCGCTGCAATCGCCGCAGCTGCTGCAGCTGTCCGGGGTCGGGCCGGCGGCGCTGCTGCGCCAGCACGGCATCGGCGTGGTGCGCGACCTGCCGGGCGTGGGCGAGAACCTGCAGGACCATCTGCAGATCCGGCTGATCTACGAGACCCGCCGTCCCATCACCACCAACGACCAGCTGCGCACGCTGGCCGGGCGCGCGCGCATCGGCCTGCAATGGCTGCTGTTCCGCGACGGGCCGCTGGCGGTCGGCATCAACCAGGGCGGCCTGTTCTGCCGCGTGGATCCGGCCAGCGCCACGCCGGACACGCAGTTCCATTTCGCCACGCTGTCGGCCGACATGGCCGGCGGCAAGGTGCATCCGTTCTCGGGCTGCACCTACTCGGTGTGCCAGTTGCGGCCCAGCTCGCGCGGCCATGTGCGGCTGCGCAGCGCCGATCCCTTCGAGGCCCCGTCCATGCAGCCGAACTACCTGTCCACCGAGCCGGACCGCCGCATGGCGGTGGATGCGGTCAAATACGCGCGCCGGCTGGCGGCCGCCGAGCCGCTGGCCGGGCTGATGAAACGCGAGTTCCGGCCCGGCCCCGAGGTGCGCGACGACGACGAGATCCTGCACTTCTGCCGCGAATACGGCGCCACCATCTTTCATCCTTCGGGCACGGCCAAGATGGGGCCGGCCGACGATCCGCTGGCGGTGGTGGACGAGCGGCTGCGCGTGCGCGGCGTGGCCGGGCTGCGCGTGGTCGACTGCTCGGTCATGCCGACGCTGGTGTCGGGCAACACGAACGCGCCCGTGATCATGCTGGCCGAGCGCGCGGCCGAATTCATATTGCAGGAACAGTCCCTGCCCGCGACGCCAGGCGCCGCCTCGCTGGAGGCATGCACGCGGACGGGCGAGGCCGGCGCCACGGCAGCCCGATGATGCGGCATCCGCCAGTCCAACCGTAGCACCCCCAACGGCCAGGCGCGGCGCAGACCGCCCGGCCATCCACCAGAGGAGAGCAGACATGGCCAAGCAGAACGTAGCGGCGGTGCGCAGAGTCGTCACCGCCTCGCTGATCGGCGCCACCATCGAGTGGTACGACTTCTTCCTGTACGGCGTCGTCGCCGGCATCGTGTTCAACAAGCTGTACTTCCCCACGGACGACCCGCTGGTGTCGACCATGCTGGCCTACACCACCTTCGCGGTCGGCTTCATCACGCGTCCGCTGGGCGGGCTGATCTTCGGCCACTTCGGCGACCGCATCGGCCGCAAGAGCATGCTGGTGATGACGCTGATGATCATGGGCGTGTCGACCTTCCTGATTGGCCTGGTGCCCACCTACGACAGCATCGGCATCTGGGC
The Achromobacter sp. AONIH1 DNA segment above includes these coding regions:
- a CDS encoding GMC family oxidoreductase, which encodes MSDTVDYIVVGAGSAGCVLANRLSEDGAHAVCLLEAGPRDRYPWIHIPIGYGKTMFHKEVNWGYYTDPDPNMLGRRIYWPRGRTLGGSSAINGLIYIRGQRADYDAWAAAGNPGWRWEDCLPYFRRLEDNDLGESPTRGVGGPLSATSIKTPHPLVEAMIEAAAGLGVPRVRDFNTGEQEGAGYYQLTTRHGRRCSTAVAYLRPAEGRPNLRVQTGAHAMAVLFEGRRACGVRYRVDGEVRTLRARREVLLCAGALQSPQLLQLSGVGPAALLRQHGIGVVRDLPGVGENLQDHLQIRLIYETRRPITTNDQLRTLAGRARIGLQWLLFRDGPLAVGINQGGLFCRVDPASATPDTQFHFATLSADMAGGKVHPFSGCTYSVCQLRPSSRGHVRLRSADPFEAPSMQPNYLSTEPDRRMAVDAVKYARRLAAAEPLAGLMKREFRPGPEVRDDDEILHFCREYGATIFHPSGTAKMGPADDPLAVVDERLRVRGVAGLRVVDCSVMPTLVSGNTNAPVIMLAERAAEFILQEQSLPATPGAASLEACTRTGEAGATAAR